One Thunnus maccoyii chromosome 14, fThuMac1.1, whole genome shotgun sequence genomic window carries:
- the LOC121911779 gene encoding ovarian cancer G-protein coupled receptor 1-like isoform X1, whose protein sequence is MESNNYSNVTFNYNSTSDDIPYNIEPNIPYVITCVIISFGLPLTLVAIYSLYSQVQNNNVAPIYIINLLISDIIQLCYMIFLVANPVDWKIYKIFFYIYCFGGVSSVGFMVCVALERYLLIAWPLWYRFRRTIKISLAVCVVVWTLPLVFVLPFYFQVEIKVLKTIFAVFLLVPLPLFIFFLGGTLKSLSAAISVSSDEKRRIVGMLVLVLLIYTLLFLPSIIWFLVGEARDNYTFSDLTFMLLKLSPLADLILYVFMRKGAIDKLLASLCCCRMDSDDNSRSSA, encoded by the exons ATGGAAAGCAATAATTACAGCAATGTCACATTCAACTATAATTCCACCTCCGATGACATCCCTTATAATATTGAACCAAATATTCCGTATGTGATAACATGCGTAATCATTAGTTTCGGCCTCCCTTTGACTCTAGTGGCCATCTACTCTCTTTATTCCCAG GTGCAAAATAACAATGTTGCTCCAATCTACATCATCAACCTCCTCATCTCTGACATCATTCAGCTCTGCTACATGATCTTCTTAGTGGCAAATCCTGTGGACTGGAAGATCTATAAAATCTTCTTTTATATTTACTGCTTTGGTGGGGTGAGCAGTGTTGGCTTCATGGTCTGTGTCGCCCTGGAAAG GTATTTGCTCATCGCATGGCCACTGTGGTACCGCTTCAGAAGAACCATCAAGATCTCTCTTGCAGTCTGTGTCGTGGTCTGGACccttcctcttgtttttgtcCTTCCTTTCTATTTCCAGGTTGAAATTAAGGTCTTAAAAACCATTTTCGCTGTCTTTCTCCTTGTTCCTTTACCACTGTTCATATTCTTCCTGGGTGGGACCCTCAAATCGCTGTCTGCTGCCATCTCGGTCTCCTCTGATGAAAAACGACGAATTGTGGGGATGTTGGTCCTGGTGCTGCTCATCTACACGCTGCTGTTTCTACCCAGCATCATCTGGTTTCTGGTAGGAGAAGCCAGAGATAATTATACCTTCAGCGACCTGACTTTCATGCTTCTTAAGTTGAGTCCTCTTGCAGACTtgattctgtatgttttcatgagGAAAGGGGCCATAGACAAGCTTTTGGCCTCACTGTGTTGTTGCAGAATGGACAGTGATGATAACAGCAGATCATCAGCATGA
- the LOC121911779 gene encoding mas-related G-protein coupled receptor member B1-like isoform X2 has product MCSFIPASLKVQNNNVAPIYIINLLISDIIQLCYMIFLVANPVDWKIYKIFFYIYCFGGVSSVGFMVCVALERYLLIAWPLWYRFRRTIKISLAVCVVVWTLPLVFVLPFYFQVEIKVLKTIFAVFLLVPLPLFIFFLGGTLKSLSAAISVSSDEKRRIVGMLVLVLLIYTLLFLPSIIWFLVGEARDNYTFSDLTFMLLKLSPLADLILYVFMRKGAIDKLLASLCCCRMDSDDNSRSSA; this is encoded by the exons ATGTGTAGCTTCATTCCAGCTTCTCTTAAG GTGCAAAATAACAATGTTGCTCCAATCTACATCATCAACCTCCTCATCTCTGACATCATTCAGCTCTGCTACATGATCTTCTTAGTGGCAAATCCTGTGGACTGGAAGATCTATAAAATCTTCTTTTATATTTACTGCTTTGGTGGGGTGAGCAGTGTTGGCTTCATGGTCTGTGTCGCCCTGGAAAG GTATTTGCTCATCGCATGGCCACTGTGGTACCGCTTCAGAAGAACCATCAAGATCTCTCTTGCAGTCTGTGTCGTGGTCTGGACccttcctcttgtttttgtcCTTCCTTTCTATTTCCAGGTTGAAATTAAGGTCTTAAAAACCATTTTCGCTGTCTTTCTCCTTGTTCCTTTACCACTGTTCATATTCTTCCTGGGTGGGACCCTCAAATCGCTGTCTGCTGCCATCTCGGTCTCCTCTGATGAAAAACGACGAATTGTGGGGATGTTGGTCCTGGTGCTGCTCATCTACACGCTGCTGTTTCTACCCAGCATCATCTGGTTTCTGGTAGGAGAAGCCAGAGATAATTATACCTTCAGCGACCTGACTTTCATGCTTCTTAAGTTGAGTCCTCTTGCAGACTtgattctgtatgttttcatgagGAAAGGGGCCATAGACAAGCTTTTGGCCTCACTGTGTTGTTGCAGAATGGACAGTGATGATAACAGCAGATCATCAGCATGA
- the LOC121911778 gene encoding G-protein coupled receptor 4-like, with translation MSAHSIYHFFNDVISYEDGPHIVYVITCIIISFGLPLTLAAIYSLYSQVKNNNVAPIYIINLLISDIFQLCHMIVVLAKNYEWRIYRISFCIYYYSVLASVGFMVCVALERYLVIAWPLWYLVRRTIKSSLVVCVVVWTLPLVYVLPLYFGVEFVVLKNIFSVFLLVPFPLLIFFLRGTLKSLSAAISVSSDEKRRIVGMLVLVLLIYTMLFLPTVIWYLAEEAPYNRIFTNLSFMLLKFCPLADLILCFFIRKGAIDKLLASLCCCRMDSDDNISMKDSNIHSQKREKADGEM, from the exons ATGTCAGCCCACTCCATCTACCATTTTTTTAACGATGTCATCTCCTATGAAGATGGACCACATATTGTATATGTGATAACATGCATAATCATTAGTTTCGGCCTCCCTTTGACTCTAGCAGCCATCTACTCTCTTTATTCCCAG gttaaaaataacaatgttgCTCCAATCTACATCATCAACCTCCTCATCTCTGACATCTTTCAGCTCTGCCACATGATCGTCGTATTGGCAAAAAATTACGAATGGAGGATCTATAGAATCTCCTTTTGTATTTACTACTATAGTGTGCTGGCCAGTGTTGGCTTCATGGTCTGTGTCGCCCTGGAAAG gtatttggtcattgCATGGCCACTGTGGTACCTCGTCAGAAGAACCATCAAGAGCTCTCTTGTGGTCTGTGTCGTGGTCTGGACCCTTCCTCTTGTTTATGTCCTTCCTCTCTATTTCGGTGTTGAATTTGTGgtcttaaaaaacattttctccgTCTTCCTCCTCGTTCCTTTCCCACTGCTCATATTCTTCTTGCGTGGGACCCTCAAATCGCTGTCTGCTGCCATCTCGGTCTCCTCTGATGAAAAACGACGAATTGTGGGAATGTTGGTCCTGGTGCTGCTCATCTACACAATGCTGTTTCTACCCACTGTCATCTGGTACCTGGCAGAAGAAGCCCCTTATAATCGTATCTTCACCAACCTTAGTTTCATGCTTCTTAAGTTCTGTCCCCTTGCAGacttgattttgtgttttttcattagGAAAGGGGCCATAGACAAGCTTTTGgcctctctgtgttgttgcagaATGGACAGTGATGATAACATCAGCATGAAAGACAGCAACATACACAGTCAGAAAAGGGAGAAAGCAGATGGAGAAATGTAG